The Streptomyces sp. NBC_00435 nucleotide sequence AGCCGAGGAGGACGAGCAGCGTCCCGGCCGGGACGCTGTACGCCGCCCAGCGGGCGAGGGCTCCGGACGCGCCGGCCGACCGGCAGACCAGGCCGGCGACCAGGGCGGCGGTGAACCCGGCGAAGTGGAAGTGCGGCACGGTCAGCGCGAGGATGTCGAGGTCGAAGCCGAAGAGCCGGTGTCCGGCGCGTTCGGCGACCAGCGCGGTACCGGCGACCGAGGGCGCCGCCAGCGCGGTGAGGACGGCCGCCTCGGCGGGGGAGGGGGCCCGCCCGGGCCGGCCGCCGCGCGCCCGCAGGGTCGCTGCCGCCCGGGTCAGGGCCCGCCCCGCGAGGGTCAGGGTGGCCGCCGCGTAGAGTGCGGCCAGGACCGTGGCGGGGGCTCCGCGCGGCATCCAGAGGCAGGCCGCCCCGGGAACCGCGAAGAGCGGCCACAGCCGGGCCGTTCGGCCGAGCCGGACCGGATCGATCAGGCGCAGGCCGGCCGGGACGACGTAGAGCATGCCCAGCGTGACGATGAGATTCACCAGCACGGTCACCGCGGTCTCCCCCTTACGGAACGAACGCGTTGAACGCGTTCAACTCACGGTGGTGAGCCTAGACGGTCTCTTGAACATGTTCAAGACGCCGCTCCCGCGGGGCCGGACTCCCGACCCTCCGGTTGCGTCTGCCGCGTACATACGGCAGACAAGAGGAATAAACCGGGGCGAAAAAGGAGAAAAACGTGCACGCACCGACACCTCGTCAGGCGACGCGTCGTCACGCACCGGCCCGCACGGCCCTCTTCGCAGCCCTAGGACTCCTCGCCGCGGCCTGCGGCGCCTCCGCCGAGGACGGACAGACCAAGGGACCCGCCGCCGAGAGCCAGGAGGTCCACCTCCAGCCCGTGGCCTCGGCCGGCCCGGACCCCTTCACCACCTCCTCCGCCATGGGTGAATCGGCCCCGGTCCAGCCCCCGGTGCCCAACGCGACCGGCCAGGGCATCCGTACCGTCAACGCCGCCACCCCCGGCCTGTACGGCGGAACCCAGCGGCTCGGCAGCTGTGACGTGGAAGCGCAGGTCCAGTCCCTCACGGCCGACGACGGCAAGGCCCGCGCGTTCGCCGAGGCCTCCCAGATGAAGCAGGAGGAGATCCCCGACTTCCTGCGCGGCCTCACCCCGGTCGTGCTGCGCGCCGACACCCGGGTGACCAACCACGGCTTCGCCGACGGCAGGCCGAACGCCTTCCAGTCCGTCCTCCAGGCCGGCACCGCCGTCCTGGTGGACTCCCACGGAATGCCCCGCGTCCGCTGCGCCTGCGGAAACCCGCTGATGGCGCCGCGCGCCGCGCAGGGGGCCCCGGTGCTCAAGGGCGATCCGTGGACCGGTTACCAGCCCAACCAGGTCGTGGTCATCGAGCCGACCGCACAAGTGATCAACAGCCTCGTCATCGTCAACATCACCGACAACACCTGGATCGAGCGCAGGACCGGCGACGACGGAGCCCAGGACCGCGCCCCCGTGACACCCCCGCCCTACGACCCGGCCGACGGCATCCCCGCCGGACCGGCGACGCCGCCCGGCACCTCGCCGGCCGATCCGTGTCCGACGCCGGACAGCAACAGCCTGGCCCGCACCTCGCCGCCCGTCCCCGGCAAGCCGAGCCCCGGGGGGAGTCCGGTCCCGAAGGCGGCCGACTGCCCGCCCGGCGCCCCGCAGACCGTCCCGAACACCCCGGTGGTCCCCGACCAGCCGTCGTCCGGAATCCCCTCGGGGCCGCCCACCGTGCCTCCGCCGGCCTCCGACGTGCCCTCGGACGTGCCCACGGACCTCCCGTCCGATCTGCCCGGCCAGACGCCGGGCGACCCGGGGATCCTGGTGGGCCCCGACGGGTCCCCCTCCCGGCCCAGCGGCCCGGACGCGCCCTACGACCCGTTCGCGGAGCCGTACACCGACCCCTGGACCGCTCCCTACAGCGACCCGTACGCCGTCCCCGACCAGCAGCCCCCGGCCCCGGATCAAGGCCAGTACCTGGAGAGCGCCTGACCGGCCCGTGTGTCATGGTGGACCGGTGCCGACCTCCGTATCGCTGCCGGACGACTGGCCCGCACACCCGGACCGGTCGCTCTCGCTGAACCGCATGGGGAGTTTCGACTGGGACCTGGTCACCGGTCTCATGCACATGGACTCGGCAGCCCTCGAGGTCTTCGACACCACCCCCGACGAGTACGACGGACGGCCCGAGTCCCTCGCGCCGCGCGTCCCGCCCGCCGAGAGCGTCCGCCTCGACGCCCTGGTCTCCTCCGCGCTCAAGAGCGGCGTCGACAGCTACGGCGCCTACTTCCGCATCCGCTGCCACGACGGCCGGCTGCGCTGGACGCACACCCAGGGCCGGGTCATGCGCAGCCCGGACGGGCGCCCGTACCGGATCATCGGCATCGTCCGCGACGCCACCGAGGAGCTCAGCCACTCGGCGGAACGCCTCGGGCTGGACGAGGAGCGGCGCCGGCAGACGTCGGTGGTGGAGAGCACCACCGCCGCTCTCGCGCACGCCCGTACCGTCCAGGACGTCATCGACGTGCTCGGCGACGCGCACGGCATGGAGCGGCTCGGTTCGATGGGCATGGTGATGGGCCTGGTCGAAGCCGGCCGGATCCACCTCGTCGCCGAGGGCCCGGAGGGCAGTTTCGTCCCCGGCACCCGCTACACCCGCATCGACGAGCAGTACCCGATGAGCGAGGTCGTCCGCTCGCTCCAGCCGCGCTTCCTCGACTCCGCGGCCGAGTTCGCCGCCGGGTATCCCGGGCTCTGGTCGCAGATCTCGTACATGGAGATCTCGGCGGCCGCGTACCTGCCGCTGATCGCCCAGGCCCGCCCGATCGGTGCGATCGGGCTGCTCTACCAGCACAAGGACGGCTTCACCCAGGACGAGCGGAACCTGCTCGTCGCCCTCGGCAGCAGCATCGCGCAGAGCCTGCAGCGGGCGATGCTGCTGGAACAGGAGCACGACCTGGCGGAAGGCCTCCAGCAGGCGATGCTGCCGCGCCGGATCCCGTCCGTGCCGGGCGCCGAGATCGCCGTGCGGTACCGCTCGGCCCGGATGGGCCAGGACATCGGCGGCGACTGGTACGACATCATCCCGCTGCCCGGAGGGCGGGTCGGTGCGGTCATCGGCGACGTCCAGGGCCACGACACGCACGCGGCGGCCGTCATGGGGCAGCTCCGGATCGTGCTGCGCGCCTACGCCGCCGAGGGGCACTCGCCGGGCACCGTCATGGCCCGGGCCTCCGTCTTCCTGCACGAGCTGGACACCGACCGCTTCGCGACCTGCACCTACGTCGAGGCCGACCTCTCGACCGGGGTCCTGCAACTCGTCCGGGCCGGCCACATCGACCCCCTGCTGCGCACCCTCGACGGTGGCTGCGAACGCCTCGCGCTGGAGGGCGGCATGCCGCTCGGGCTGTCCGCGGAGTTCGGGTGGCTGGACTATCCGGTGACCACTGTGGAGATGGGTCCCGGGGAAACGCTTCTGCTGTGTACGGACGGCCTGGTGGAACAGCCCGGAGCCGACCTCGACGACGGCATCCAGCTCCTCGCCTCCATGGTCCGCAATGGCCCGGCGGACCTGGCCCTGCTCGCGGACCGGCTGTGCGAGGTCGTCGACGACCGGGGCGGCGACGACGACATGGCGCTCCTGCTGCTGCGCCGCGATGCCGAGGAGGTCCCGCAAGGCGGCGGCCGCCTCCAGCAGCACGTGGCCCCCGGCGATCCGGAGGCCCTGGTGTCGGCCCGCCACATGATCGGCGCGGCGGTCCGGGCATGGGGCGCGCGCGACCGGGCCGACGAGATCGAACTGATCGCGGACGAACTCATCGTCAACGCCCTCATGCACACCGACGGTCCGGCCATCGTGACGCTGCGTGTCCTGACCGGCCCCCAACGCCGGCTCCGGGTGGAGGTCGAGGACCGCTCCAGCGCCCTGCCGCGGCGCCGGGAGGCAGGGGACTCCGGGGTCTCGGGACGCGGCCTGATGCTGGTGGACCGGCTGGCCGACGCCTGGGGCGTGGAGCCGCGGGGTAGCGGCAAGTGCGTGTGGTGCGAGTTCACGATGGCGTGAACACGCCCGGCCCCGCGGTGGGCCGGGCCCGCGCGCGTGCGGGGCCGGGTCGGAGTGCGGGGCCGGGTCGGCGTGCGGGGCCCGGTTCGCGGGCCGTGGCGGAAAGTCCGTTGCGGGCGCGCGGGCGGTTCGCCGATGATCGGCGGCGATGACTCACACCATGGACGACGTCCGCACGCTGCTGAAGTCGGGAGATCTGCCCGGTGCCGTACGAGCGCTGCGCCCGCACGCCGAGACCCTCCCGCTGGGCGAACTGGCCCGGGCCGTCCGCGCCCTGGCCGACGCCGCCGGGTTCAAGGACCTGGCCAAGGCGGCCAGGACCGCCGCCAAGCGGCCCGATGAGCCCCAGGCCCTCTACGACCTCGGCTACGGCTGCGTCGAACGCGGCATGGCCTTCCTCGGCATAGCCCCGCTGCGTGCCGCGCTCGCCCGGGTCCCCGACTCGCGCACCCTGCTCGCCGAGCTCGCCTCCGCCCTGGAGGACGAGGAACGGCACGCCGAGGCCGCCGCACTGCTCGCCGCCCGCGGGGACCGGCTGCCCGCCTGGCCCGAGACGTACCTCCTCGTCCACCACACCCTCCTCGCCGGGGACCTCCCCGCCGCCCGCACCGCCGCCGGCCGGCTGACCGCCCCCGAGGACGACACCTGGAACTGGGCCCACGCCCGCCAGCGCCGGATCCTCGCCCGCGCCGAACTCGCCGCCACCGCCGGGCCGCTGGACTCCACCGACCTGCGCGGCTGGCAGTTCGCGCTCACCGGGACCCTGCTCGGCACCCTCTCCCCGTACGGCTACGCCGCCGGCATGACCGGCCGCTACGCCTTCCTCGGCGACACCCACGACAGCTGCCGCCGCGGCCTCGCCCGCCTCGCGCTGGCCCTGGACGCCACCGGGCCGCGCCCGGCCTCGGTCTCGCTGCTCCCGGGCCGGTCCGACCGGATCCTCGGACTGGCGGCCGCGAGCATCCTCGAGCTGCCCTGCGTACCGTACGAGCCCGCGCGGCCGGACACCCTCGTCGTCGCGTACGACCTGGGCGAAGCTGACCCGAGCCTGCGCGAGCGCGCCGACGGGCAGGTCCTCTACGAGCACGCCACCCGGTGGACCAGTCCGCCGCCGGTCAGAGCGGACTTCAGCGCGCTGCAGGCACAGTTCACCAAGGAGCCCTGGGAGGACGACGCCCGGCCGGCGGAGGAGATCGCCCGCGACGTCGCCGCCGCCGACCCCACCGCCGACGAGGGCGACGGGACGACCCCGCCCGACACCGACGAGGCGTTCCGGGCCTACGCCGCGGCCCTCGCGCCCGGCTGGCTCACCGGCCCCCGGGACCGGGTCGGCTCCCCGGGCCCGGTCCCCAGCTCGCGCTTCGCCTGAGGCCACGGCAGTCTGGGGGCATGCCCGAGCTGCCCGAGGTCGAGGCCCTGCGCGAGTTCCTCGACGAGCACCTCGCCGGGCGGGTGGTCCAGCGCGTCCTCCCGCTCGCGGTGAGCGTGCTCAAGACCTACGACCCGCCCCTGACCGCGCTCGAAGGACAGCCGGCCGGTGCCACGGCCCGGTACGGCAAGTTCCTCGCCCTGCGGATCGGCGAGCTGCACCTCGTCACCCACCTCGCCCGGGCCGGCTGGCTGCGCTGGATCGACAGCGTTCCCGCGCAGCCGCCGCGCCCCGGCAAGGGGCCGCTCGCGCTGCGCGTCGTACTGGAGGACGGCAGCGGTTTCGACCTCACCGAAGCCGGCACCCAGAAGCGGCTCGCCGTCTACGTCGTCCGCGATCCGCAGGAGGTCCCGGGCATCGCCCGCCTCGGCCCCGACCCGCTCGCCGAGGACTTCGACCGCGAGGCCTTCGGCGCGCTGCTCGCCGGGGAACGGCGCCAGATCAAGGGCGTGTTGCGCGACCAGGGCGTCATCGCGGGGATCGGCAACGCCTACAGCGACGAGATCCTCCACCACGCGAAGGTCTCGCCCTTCAAACTGGCCGCGTCCTTCGACGAGGCGCAGGTGGACCACCTGTACGCGGCCGTCCGGGAGACCCTGCGCACGGCGGTCGAGCGGGCGCACGGCGTGGCGGCCGGCCGGCTCAAGGCCGAGAAGAAGAGCGGGCTGCGGGTGCACGGCCGCGCGGGCGAGCCGTGCCCGGTGTGCGGGGACACCGTCCGCTCGGTCTCCTTCGCCGACTCCTCGCTCCAGTACTGCCCCACCTGCCAGACCGGCGGCAAGCCGCTCGCGGACCGCAGGCTGTCGAAGCTCCTCAAGTAGCGACGCCATGCACGACAGGGGCCCTTTCCGCGGCCGGTGACGGCGGTAGACTCCGCCCCATGGCCGAGCCGCAGCAGCCGCCCCGACGCGAGATCGTCACGGGTGTCCCGCGAGGCACCCGGCGCCGGCCGCCGCCGCACGCCCCGGCCTGCTCCGAGATCTCCGAGCAGACCACCCTGGGCGCCACCTACGTGCGCTCCCTCATGCGCAGTCAGCTCCGGGCCGGACTCTGTGCCCTGGCGGTGCTCGCCGTGCCGGTGGGCGTGCTGCCGCTGCTGTTCCTGCTCCCGCGCGTCGCGTCGGGCCCGCTGGTCTGGGTCGTGCTCGGGGTCCTGGTGTACCCGGTGCTGTGGTTCGTCGCCCGGACGTACGTGATCCGGGCCGAGCGCAACGAGGCCGATTTCACGGGCCTGGTCAGCGACCCCACCGAGCCCCCGGGGCCGCGCCGGCCGGAGTAGCCGCCGGCGGGCGGCCGCCCCGGGGCGGGCCGGTCAGAACAAGTGCATCGCCAGGTGGCCCAGGGGGAGGCCCAGCTGCCAGGCCGGGGTCCAGACGCGGGCGTTCTCGTCGAGGCCGGGCGGGGTGTCGGCGTGGCCGTGCCGGCCCGGGTCGAGGTTGGTGGCGAAGAGCTCCGTCTGATCCAGCCAGCGCCAGGCCGCGCGGGCCAGTTCCAGGTCGGGGTCCTCGCCGCGGCCGCGCTCGCGGGCCTCCTCGCCCAGCGCCAGGATCCGGGTGTGGACCCAGTCGCGCCAGGGATGACCGTACGCCGTCAGCGACATCCACTCGTCGAGCTGTGAGACGACCCGGATCCCGGAGAGCTCGCCGGCGGCGTCGGAGAGGTAGATGGTCAGCGCGAGCGTGTCGCGTCCGGCACGGAACTCCAGGGTGCTGACCGGGATCAACCGGCCCGTGCGCAGCAGTTCGTCGGCGATGTACTCCGCGTAGAGCCACGCCATGGGCACCGCGAGCCCACCGTCACTGGTGCCGTTCGTACCCTCGGGCTGCACCGTTCCACCTTCTCCCGCATGCGTCGAGTCATCCCGCCGTCAGCGCCGAGCCTTCCTTGCGGGGCTCACACGATGGGGGATGTTTACTCAACTTGAACGGTCCGATGCTGAATTCGATGCGGTTTGTGTCCGGTTCACGGGTGTTCGGGCCAGCCTTTGGCGCATTGCCCGTGTACCGGGCCTCAGGCGCCGAGCCCGTAGCCGTACCCCTGGAGCCCCTTGCGCAGGGCGCGCAGGGCGTAGTGGGTCCGGGACTTGACCGTCCCTGCCGGAATGCCCAGCTCCGCCGCGGCCTCGGCCACCGAGCGGTCCTGGAAGTAGACCTGCATCAGCACCTCACGGTGCTCCTGCCCCAGCGAACCCACGGCCCGCCGTACGTCGATGGCCGTCACCGAGCCCGCGACCGCGTCCCCCGGCGCCGCCGCGTGCTCCAGCCCCTCCGGATCCACTTCCTGAGGCCGCGACAGCCGGGCCCGCCGGGCGTCGATGGCGAGCCGCCGGGCCACCGTGAACAGCCAGGGCCGCAGGGACTCGTACCCGCTCGCCAGGACCTCGGGATGCTGCCAGAGCCGTAGCAGGGTCTCCTGCACCAGGTCCTCCGCACGCTGGGCGTCACCGGCCGTGAGGCCCAGCAGGAAACCGAACAGAGCTCGTCCGTGTTCGCGCTGGAGTTCGGCCAGCGCCTCGGGGTCGGTGCGGCTGAGGGTGGGGGCGAGGGGCACAGGAGGCTCCTTCCGGGGGTCGGTCCGGGTTGGGTTCGAGGTCGACGGATCCACCCTGACCTGCACCGGGCCGCCCGGGAACCGTCCGGCCCGAGTGGTGCGCCCAAGCACCCGGGTCGTCCGGTGGGCGGCCGCGCGGGGCGTTGAACGGTCGAACGGCGCGCCGAACGGCCATTGGGGTGAGTGCGGAGCCGGGGGCGGAGCCGTCTCTTGACTCGCCACGTCTCTTTCTATGAATTGACAGGTGATCAGATAGTCGGACTAATTCCGGACCTATTTCGGACGCACTGAGGAGAGCCGGCACAGATGACCACGCGCACCCGCCACGCCCTCGCACTCCTGACCGCCGTGGTGCTGTCGGCCGTCGCCGGCTGCTCCGGCGGCGCGGACCGCTCGCCGGCCCGCCTGGCCGGCTCCCCACCGGCGCAGGCCCCGCCCGGTGCGGCCGGAGCCACCACGGCGCCCGCCGCGAAGGGCTTCACTCTCGTGGCGAGCGGTGACGTCCTGCCGCACGAATCGGTCATCCGGCGCGCGGCCTCCGACGCGGACGGCGAGGGCCACGACTTCCGGCCGATGTTCTCCGGGGTCAAGCCGCTGGTCTCGGCCGCGGACCTGGCGATCTGCCACATGGAGACCGTTTACGGGCCGGACGGCGGTCCGTTCACCGGATACCCCGCGTTCCAGTCCCCGCCCGAGGTCGCGGGAGGCCTCAAGGACGCCGGGTACGACGGCTGTTCCACCGCATCGAACCACACCCTCGACGGTGGCGCCGAGGGCCTCAAACGCACCCTCGACACCTTCGACAAGGCCGGTCTCAAACACGCAGGCTCGGCCCGCACGGAGGCCGAGGCGAAGACCGTGACGATGTACGCGGCGGGCTCCGCGAAGGTCGCGCACCTCGCGTACACCTACGACACCAACGGCTACCCGATGCCCGACGGCCAGCCCTGGGCCGTCAATCCGATGGAGGAGGAGAAGATCGTCGCGGACGCGCGGGCCGCCCGGAAGGCGGGCGCCGACGTGGTCCTCGTCAGCCTCCACTGGGGCACCGAGTGGCAGACCGAACCGGACGAGAAGCAGCTCTCGCTCGGCAAGGCGCTGACCGCGTCGCAGACCGGCGGACGCCCGGACGTGGACATGATCCTGGGCACGCACGCCCACATCCCGCAGGCGTACGAGAAGGTCAACGGGACCTGGATCGTCTACGGCATGGGCGACCAGGTCGCCGGCGAGATGTTCAACCACACCGGCGCCCGGGACATGCGCGGCAACTACGGCTCCATCGGCCGCTTCACCTTCGCCCCGCCGGCCGCCCCCGGCCAGCGCTGGCAGGTCACCAGGGCCGAGTTCGTCCCGCAGATGATGGACCTCGGGGCCGGCCGGGTCGTCAACCTGCCCGCCGCGCTCGCCCAGAACCCCGGCCGCGAGGACTACGAGAGCGCCCGCGACGATATCGCCGAGGCCGTGCTCGGCCGCGGCGCGGCCAAGGACGGGCTGACGATGGCGAAGTAGGCCCGCCCCCAGGTGTCCGCCGGCCGGTGCACCGCGGCGGACACCGCGACCCGTCGAACCCTTCCGGCCACCGTTCTAGGGAACCACGGTCACCGGCCAGCGGCCCGCCTTCACCAGGCGGACCGCCACCGACCCCACGATCCGGTGCCCGGCCTGCTCCGAGGCCCCCACCACCACCGCGTCCGCCGTCAGCTCCTCCGCCGCGCTCACCAGCCCGGCGTACGGATCCCCGCGGAAGGTGTGGAACTGCCAGCGGAGGTCGTAGACGCCCTTCAGGCGCTCCGCGGACTCCCGGATCTCGGC carries:
- a CDS encoding Fpg/Nei family DNA glycosylase, with the translated sequence MPELPEVEALREFLDEHLAGRVVQRVLPLAVSVLKTYDPPLTALEGQPAGATARYGKFLALRIGELHLVTHLARAGWLRWIDSVPAQPPRPGKGPLALRVVLEDGSGFDLTEAGTQKRLAVYVVRDPQEVPGIARLGPDPLAEDFDREAFGALLAGERRQIKGVLRDQGVIAGIGNAYSDEILHHAKVSPFKLAASFDEAQVDHLYAAVRETLRTAVERAHGVAAGRLKAEKKSGLRVHGRAGEPCPVCGDTVRSVSFADSSLQYCPTCQTGGKPLADRRLSKLLK
- a CDS encoding SpoIIE family protein phosphatase, producing the protein MCHGGPVPTSVSLPDDWPAHPDRSLSLNRMGSFDWDLVTGLMHMDSAALEVFDTTPDEYDGRPESLAPRVPPAESVRLDALVSSALKSGVDSYGAYFRIRCHDGRLRWTHTQGRVMRSPDGRPYRIIGIVRDATEELSHSAERLGLDEERRRQTSVVESTTAALAHARTVQDVIDVLGDAHGMERLGSMGMVMGLVEAGRIHLVAEGPEGSFVPGTRYTRIDEQYPMSEVVRSLQPRFLDSAAEFAAGYPGLWSQISYMEISAAAYLPLIAQARPIGAIGLLYQHKDGFTQDERNLLVALGSSIAQSLQRAMLLEQEHDLAEGLQQAMLPRRIPSVPGAEIAVRYRSARMGQDIGGDWYDIIPLPGGRVGAVIGDVQGHDTHAAAVMGQLRIVLRAYAAEGHSPGTVMARASVFLHELDTDRFATCTYVEADLSTGVLQLVRAGHIDPLLRTLDGGCERLALEGGMPLGLSAEFGWLDYPVTTVEMGPGETLLLCTDGLVEQPGADLDDGIQLLASMVRNGPADLALLADRLCEVVDDRGGDDDMALLLLRRDAEEVPQGGGRLQQHVAPGDPEALVSARHMIGAAVRAWGARDRADEIELIADELIVNALMHTDGPAIVTLRVLTGPQRRLRVEVEDRSSALPRRREAGDSGVSGRGLMLVDRLADAWGVEPRGSGKCVWCEFTMA
- a CDS encoding YndJ family protein is translated as MTVLVNLIVTLGMLYVVPAGLRLIDPVRLGRTARLWPLFAVPGAACLWMPRGAPATVLAALYAAATLTLAGRALTRAAATLRARGGRPGRAPSPAEAAVLTALAAPSVAGTALVAERAGHRLFGFDLDILALTVPHFHFAGFTAALVAGLVCRSAGASGALARWAAYSVPAGTLLVLLGYFVDDWAELVGAVTLTGGMWAVALLTWRDIRPGAAGRDRVTGALLGTSAAVLVATMLLALWWALGEATGIVHPTLTWMAATHGLGNALGFALCSLLAWHRLAPGRTDRTGRAGRTARTDRTSRTEITA
- a CDS encoding DUF6777 domain-containing protein, yielding MHAPTPRQATRRHAPARTALFAALGLLAAACGASAEDGQTKGPAAESQEVHLQPVASAGPDPFTTSSAMGESAPVQPPVPNATGQGIRTVNAATPGLYGGTQRLGSCDVEAQVQSLTADDGKARAFAEASQMKQEEIPDFLRGLTPVVLRADTRVTNHGFADGRPNAFQSVLQAGTAVLVDSHGMPRVRCACGNPLMAPRAAQGAPVLKGDPWTGYQPNQVVVIEPTAQVINSLVIVNITDNTWIERRTGDDGAQDRAPVTPPPYDPADGIPAGPATPPGTSPADPCPTPDSNSLARTSPPVPGKPSPGGSPVPKAADCPPGAPQTVPNTPVVPDQPSSGIPSGPPTVPPPASDVPSDVPTDLPSDLPGQTPGDPGILVGPDGSPSRPSGPDAPYDPFAEPYTDPWTAPYSDPYAVPDQQPPAPDQGQYLESA
- a CDS encoding CapA family protein, which codes for MTTRTRHALALLTAVVLSAVAGCSGGADRSPARLAGSPPAQAPPGAAGATTAPAAKGFTLVASGDVLPHESVIRRAASDADGEGHDFRPMFSGVKPLVSAADLAICHMETVYGPDGGPFTGYPAFQSPPEVAGGLKDAGYDGCSTASNHTLDGGAEGLKRTLDTFDKAGLKHAGSARTEAEAKTVTMYAAGSAKVAHLAYTYDTNGYPMPDGQPWAVNPMEEEKIVADARAARKAGADVVLVSLHWGTEWQTEPDEKQLSLGKALTASQTGGRPDVDMILGTHAHIPQAYEKVNGTWIVYGMGDQVAGEMFNHTGARDMRGNYGSIGRFTFAPPAAPGQRWQVTRAEFVPQMMDLGAGRVVNLPAALAQNPGREDYESARDDIAEAVLGRGAAKDGLTMAK
- a CDS encoding sigma-70 family RNA polymerase sigma factor encodes the protein MPLAPTLSRTDPEALAELQREHGRALFGFLLGLTAGDAQRAEDLVQETLLRLWQHPEVLASGYESLRPWLFTVARRLAIDARRARLSRPQEVDPEGLEHAAAPGDAVAGSVTAIDVRRAVGSLGQEHREVLMQVYFQDRSVAEAAAELGIPAGTVKSRTHYALRALRKGLQGYGYGLGA